A window of the Sphaerobacter thermophilus DSM 20745 genome harbors these coding sequences:
- a CDS encoding DUF3006 domain-containing protein, which produces MSPDRQDDLIATVDEIEEGASGERLAVLVFDDGQKLVVPLERLPDGTRDGSVLRARFRLDRRTERERRNEVRDLQRRLFGPEE; this is translated from the coding sequence GTGAGCCCCGACCGCCAGGACGACCTGATCGCGACCGTGGACGAGATCGAAGAGGGAGCATCCGGCGAACGGCTCGCGGTGCTCGTCTTCGACGACGGGCAGAAACTGGTGGTGCCGCTCGAACGTCTACCTGATGGGACCCGGGACGGCTCGGTCCTGCGGGCCCGCTTCCGGCTGGATCGACGCACCGAGCGGGAGCGGCGCAACGAGGTGCGGGACCTGCAGCGCCGCCTGTTCGGACCGGAGGAGTGA
- a CDS encoding ComEC/Rec2 family competence protein, with translation MNRRASRRLRWVILALALVLLLVILALALPSLIGDESGGREPGELTRIAFFDVGQGLSVGIITADGRSLLYDMGDREDAVDSVILSFFREHGIERLDYVVSSHPDQDHIGELATVLRRIPVGTYLDPAIENTNRAYLRGLQVVEEKGIPAQRARRGDAFELGERTRVEVLWPEPPFITDSDGEVHDNNNSVVLRVIDGDVRILLTGDIEEEAEEELLALDPSALRADLLQVAHHGSNSSSTMPFLDAVGARTAVISAGADNSYGHPHRETMQRLREAGMTVYRTDVDGTVVFVSDGTQIQLEGQEGTP, from the coding sequence ATGAACCGTCGTGCTTCTCGACGCCTGCGCTGGGTTATCCTCGCGCTGGCGCTCGTCCTGCTTCTCGTCATCCTCGCACTCGCGCTCCCCTCGCTCATCGGCGACGAGAGCGGCGGGAGGGAGCCGGGCGAGCTGACTCGCATTGCCTTCTTCGACGTGGGCCAGGGGCTCAGCGTGGGGATCATCACCGCCGACGGCCGAAGCCTGCTCTACGACATGGGAGACCGAGAGGACGCCGTCGACAGCGTGATCCTGTCTTTCTTCCGCGAGCACGGGATCGAGCGACTGGATTATGTCGTGTCCAGCCACCCCGATCAGGACCACATCGGTGAGCTGGCAACCGTGCTGAGACGCATCCCGGTCGGCACATATCTCGACCCGGCCATCGAGAACACCAACCGCGCCTACCTACGCGGGCTGCAGGTCGTCGAGGAGAAGGGCATCCCGGCACAGCGGGCCCGCCGCGGCGACGCGTTCGAGCTGGGCGAACGCACACGCGTCGAGGTTCTGTGGCCTGAACCACCGTTCATCACCGACTCCGACGGCGAGGTGCACGACAACAACAACAGCGTCGTCCTGCGGGTGATCGACGGCGACGTGCGCATCCTGCTGACGGGCGACATCGAGGAGGAGGCGGAAGAGGAGCTGCTCGCGCTCGACCCGTCGGCACTGCGCGCCGACCTCCTCCAGGTGGCCCACCACGGCAGCAACTCGTCGTCCACCATGCCGTTCCTCGATGCTGTCGGCGCCCGAACCGCCGTCATCTCAGCCGGCGCGGACAACTCCTACGGCCACCCGCACCGCGAGACGATGCAGCGCCTGCGCGAGGCAGGGATGACCGTCTACCGTACCGATGTCGACGGCACAGTCGTCTTTGTCTCGGACGGGACGCAGATTCAGCTCGAAGGTCAGGAGGGGACGCCGTGA
- a CDS encoding CDP-alcohol phosphatidyltransferase family protein encodes MISSLVGDWVRLRLQRVGLLVARTRLSPNGFTLLGLLLNLVVAAVIASGNLVAGGILALAAGAFDMLDGAVARVTNRVTRFGGFFDSTLDRYSEALVYGGVLLYLLRSGTDTVPILLVYATMVGSLMVSYTRARAEAVGIKAEVGLFARPERVILLAVFLIVNRPVWALWILAILTNVTTLQRILHVWQATRGDEPRPNHPAS; translated from the coding sequence ATGATCAGTTCGCTCGTCGGAGATTGGGTGCGGCTGCGACTCCAGCGAGTCGGGCTGCTGGTGGCCCGCACGCGCCTTTCCCCGAACGGCTTCACGCTACTGGGCCTGTTGCTGAACCTGGTCGTGGCCGCCGTGATTGCCAGCGGCAACCTGGTGGCCGGTGGCATCCTGGCGCTGGCGGCCGGAGCCTTCGACATGCTCGACGGTGCCGTGGCGCGGGTCACCAACCGGGTCACGCGCTTCGGTGGCTTCTTCGACTCCACCCTGGACCGCTATTCGGAGGCGCTCGTCTACGGCGGCGTGCTGCTCTATCTGCTGCGCTCCGGCACCGACACGGTTCCCATCCTGCTGGTCTACGCCACCATGGTCGGCTCGCTCATGGTCAGCTACACCCGCGCGCGCGCCGAGGCGGTCGGGATCAAGGCCGAGGTAGGGCTCTTCGCTCGCCCAGAGCGCGTCATCCTGCTCGCCGTCTTCCTCATCGTCAACCGGCCCGTCTGGGCGCTCTGGATCCTGGCCATCCTGACCAACGTGACGACGCTGCAACGCATCCTCCACGTCTGGCAGGCCACGCGCGGTGACGAGCCGCGCCCGAACCATCCGGCATCATGA
- a CDS encoding glycosyltransferase family 4 protein, with amino-acid sequence MKILLVSPFDFGYPGGVNEHIMHLDREFRALGHQTRILAPRSDEEGEEDDGHIYRLGLAVPVPSNGSTARITLSPLISGKVKEFLHDEDFDIIHLHEPLAPTLPLMVLLHSKTVNIGTFHAARSSNLAYLYGKPLLSFFHGKLHARIAVSPSAEEFVSQYFPAVYEIIPNGIDIEQFGPHVPKIQHAHISGPTVLFVGRYNESRKGLKYLLRAIALVRQEFPGVHLLVVGPGQAWRYDRLLERYELDNVTFVGAVSKQDLPSYYASADVFCAPSTGRESFGIVLLEAMASGRPVVATNIDGYTAVVRHGVEGLLVEPKNPEALALALVHVLADRELAARLGEAGRRRAEEHSWPVIARRVLDVYERALSRYGRQRPTEARSLSMTRE; translated from the coding sequence ATGAAGATCCTCCTCGTGTCGCCATTCGACTTTGGTTACCCCGGCGGGGTCAACGAGCACATCATGCACCTCGACCGGGAGTTCCGGGCGCTCGGCCACCAGACGCGCATCCTCGCCCCGCGCTCCGACGAAGAGGGCGAGGAAGACGACGGCCACATCTACCGGCTCGGTCTGGCGGTCCCGGTACCGTCGAACGGGTCGACCGCGCGCATCACGCTCTCGCCCCTCATCTCGGGCAAGGTCAAGGAGTTCCTGCACGACGAGGACTTCGACATCATCCACCTGCACGAACCGCTTGCGCCGACGCTCCCGCTCATGGTGCTCCTTCACTCCAAGACGGTCAACATCGGCACCTTCCACGCGGCGCGCTCGTCCAACCTGGCCTACCTCTACGGCAAGCCGCTGCTCTCCTTCTTCCACGGCAAGCTGCACGCGCGCATCGCCGTCTCGCCGTCGGCTGAGGAGTTCGTGAGCCAGTACTTCCCGGCGGTCTACGAGATCATCCCCAACGGCATCGACATCGAGCAGTTCGGACCGCACGTGCCAAAGATCCAGCACGCCCATATCTCCGGGCCGACCGTACTCTTCGTCGGGCGCTACAATGAGTCGCGGAAGGGCTTGAAGTATCTGCTCCGGGCCATCGCGCTGGTCCGCCAGGAGTTCCCGGGCGTCCACCTGCTGGTCGTCGGGCCTGGTCAGGCGTGGCGCTACGACCGCCTGCTGGAGCGCTACGAGCTCGACAACGTGACCTTTGTCGGCGCCGTGTCGAAGCAGGATCTCCCCTCGTACTACGCCTCGGCCGACGTCTTCTGCGCACCCTCGACCGGCCGGGAGAGCTTCGGCATCGTGCTGCTGGAAGCCATGGCGTCGGGGAGGCCGGTGGTGGCTACCAACATCGACGGCTACACGGCGGTGGTACGGCACGGGGTGGAGGGGCTCCTCGTCGAGCCGAAGAACCCGGAAGCACTCGCCCTGGCACTGGTGCACGTGCTGGCCGACCGCGAGTTGGCCGCGCGACTGGGCGAGGCGGGCCGCCGCCGGGCCGAGGAGCACTCGTGGCCGGTGATCGCGCGCCGGGTGCTGGATGTCTACGAGCGGGCGCTGAGCCGCTACGGCCGCCAGCGGCCTACGGAGGCGCGGTCGCTCTCTATGACGCGCGAGTAG
- a CDS encoding PRC-barrel domain-containing protein, with amino-acid sequence MDAKRLKGMPVVAIEGGEQLGTVRDILFSIDDRAIQAFSVHSGGLIGGTTNVVERRDVQSIGPDAVMVQSRAVLQGDETEHRYRQYPSLSEIGSLKVVSEDGSRVGSVATVLVDEQSGVITGLEIVRAGFTGPFRPNVSVPIDTVISIGRDAVVIPAQIAHPPAEGGQPEATPGPEESQG; translated from the coding sequence ATGGATGCAAAGCGACTCAAAGGGATGCCTGTGGTAGCGATCGAGGGTGGCGAGCAGTTGGGAACCGTGCGCGACATCCTCTTCTCGATCGACGACCGCGCCATCCAGGCGTTCTCCGTCCACAGCGGCGGCCTCATCGGAGGCACCACGAACGTGGTGGAGCGACGCGACGTGCAGTCGATCGGGCCGGACGCGGTCATGGTACAGAGCCGTGCCGTGCTCCAGGGGGACGAGACGGAGCACCGCTACCGGCAGTACCCGTCACTGAGCGAGATCGGCTCACTGAAGGTCGTGAGCGAGGATGGCAGTCGCGTCGGCTCGGTGGCGACCGTGCTCGTCGACGAGCAGAGCGGGGTCATCACCGGCCTGGAGATTGTCCGCGCCGGGTTCACCGGGCCGTTCCGGCCGAACGTCTCCGTGCCGATCGACACCGTGATCAGTATCGGCCGCGACGCCGTGGTCATTCCGGCGCAGATTGCCCATCCCCCGGCCGAGGGCGGGCAGCCGGAGGCAACTCCGGGTCCGGAGGAGTCGCAGGGCTAG
- a CDS encoding GntR family transcriptional regulator, translating to MFDDRSPIYRQIAEQIKQAILTGDLQEEEQVMSTNQYAAFYRINPATAAKAFQELVDEGLLYKRRGIGMFVSPGARERLRSQRRERFFADVVEPMVAEARAIGIPLREVIQWLEQREDEEER from the coding sequence GTGTTTGACGACCGAAGCCCGATCTACCGACAGATCGCGGAGCAGATCAAGCAAGCGATCCTGACCGGAGACCTCCAGGAGGAGGAACAGGTCATGTCGACCAACCAGTACGCCGCCTTCTACCGGATCAACCCGGCGACGGCGGCCAAGGCCTTCCAGGAACTGGTGGACGAAGGGCTCCTCTACAAGCGGCGCGGCATCGGGATGTTCGTCAGCCCCGGCGCGCGGGAGCGACTGCGCTCCCAGCGCCGCGAGCGCTTCTTCGCGGACGTGGTCGAGCCGATGGTGGCCGAGGCCCGGGCGATCGGCATCCCTCTGCGCGAGGTCATCCAGTGGCTGGAGCAACGGGAAGACGAGGAGGAGCGATGA
- a CDS encoding ABC transporter ATP-binding protein gives MIERIDIDRLTLRYGDVTALDGLSLSLEGGKIYGLLGRNGSGKTSLLSVLAAFRKPTSGDVRINGHPVFENQAITSQIAFIRESGDTVEDTEKVESAMRYAAYLRPNWDAEYAARLLERFEVPTKARIGSLSRGKRSALGIVLGLAARAPLTIFDETYLGMDAPSRYAFYDELLNDYMAHPRTFIISTHLIEEVSRLFENVVIIDRGRLVVHDDVETLLNRGTAVTGPADVVDRFVNGYTVIGTRQLGRTKSALVYGHLDPEQRAEARAAGLDLEPLALQDLFVHLTEPRGDQS, from the coding sequence ATGATCGAGCGCATCGACATCGACCGCCTGACGCTGCGGTACGGGGACGTGACTGCCCTCGACGGGCTGAGCCTGTCGCTGGAGGGCGGCAAGATCTACGGGTTGCTGGGGCGCAACGGCTCCGGCAAGACGAGCCTGCTGTCGGTCCTCGCCGCCTTCCGTAAGCCGACATCGGGGGATGTCCGAATCAATGGACATCCGGTGTTCGAGAATCAGGCCATCACCAGTCAGATCGCCTTCATCCGTGAGAGCGGCGACACGGTGGAGGACACCGAGAAGGTCGAGTCGGCGATGCGGTACGCCGCGTACCTGCGGCCGAACTGGGACGCCGAGTACGCCGCCCGGCTGCTGGAGCGTTTTGAGGTGCCGACGAAGGCCAGGATCGGGAGTCTCTCCCGGGGCAAGCGCTCCGCGCTCGGTATCGTGCTGGGTTTGGCTGCACGCGCGCCGCTGACGATCTTCGACGAGACGTACCTCGGGATGGACGCGCCGTCGCGCTACGCCTTCTACGACGAGCTCCTGAACGATTACATGGCGCACCCGCGCACGTTCATCATCTCGACCCACCTGATCGAAGAGGTGAGCCGGCTCTTCGAGAACGTCGTCATCATCGACCGCGGTCGGTTGGTCGTGCATGACGACGTCGAGACGCTGCTCAACCGCGGCACCGCGGTCACCGGCCCGGCCGACGTCGTCGATCGGTTCGTCAACGGGTACACGGTCATCGGCACGCGGCAACTCGGCCGGACGAAGTCGGCGTTGGTCTACGGGCATCTCGATCCTGAGCAGCGCGCCGAGGCCCGGGCTGCCGGACTCGATCTGGAGCCGCTGGCGCTCCAGGACTTGTTCGTCCACCTGACCGAACCGAGAGGAGACCAGTCATGA
- a CDS encoding ABC transporter ATP-binding protein, translating to MISARGLTKRYGDKIAVESLTFDVKPGVVTGFLGPNGAGKSTTMRLILGLDAPTAGSVTVNGRAYRDLPAPIQEVGALLDAGAVQRGRSARQHLRWVAQASGIPVRRVDEVLDLVGLSDVAEKRIGTFSLGMLQRLGIATALLGDPPVLMFDEPVNGLDPEGIAWFRNLVKRLAAEGRTILISSHLMSEMQEIADRVLVIGRGRIIADASIDDLVRQTGGDAVRVVSPRAADFVPILEAAGASVMPEQDGSLLVTGIEIADIGALAARHGITLHELSPRRASLEEAFMAITRSSVEYQAKRSRSTAVAIAGREERIDG from the coding sequence ATGATCTCTGCACGCGGACTGACCAAGCGATACGGCGACAAGATCGCCGTGGAGTCCCTCACATTCGATGTCAAGCCCGGGGTGGTGACCGGGTTCCTCGGACCCAACGGCGCGGGCAAATCCACGACGATGCGCCTCATCCTGGGCCTCGACGCGCCCACTGCCGGTTCGGTGACCGTCAACGGCCGGGCCTACCGCGACCTCCCGGCGCCGATCCAGGAAGTGGGGGCGCTACTCGACGCGGGTGCGGTCCAGCGTGGGCGCTCGGCACGACAGCACCTGCGTTGGGTCGCGCAGGCGAGCGGGATTCCGGTCCGGCGCGTCGATGAGGTGCTCGACCTCGTCGGCCTGAGCGACGTCGCCGAGAAGCGTATCGGGACGTTCTCGCTCGGCATGTTGCAGCGGCTGGGCATTGCCACGGCGCTGCTCGGTGACCCGCCGGTCCTCATGTTCGACGAGCCGGTCAACGGCCTCGACCCCGAGGGCATCGCCTGGTTCCGCAACCTGGTGAAGCGACTGGCTGCCGAGGGGCGGACGATCCTGATCTCCAGCCACCTGATGAGCGAGATGCAGGAGATCGCCGACCGTGTCCTGGTCATCGGCCGCGGCCGGATCATCGCCGACGCCTCGATCGACGATCTGGTGCGGCAGACCGGTGGCGACGCGGTGCGGGTGGTATCGCCGCGCGCGGCGGACTTCGTGCCGATCCTTGAAGCGGCCGGGGCCAGCGTCATGCCCGAGCAGGACGGGAGCCTCCTCGTAACCGGTATAGAGATCGCCGACATCGGCGCCCTTGCCGCCCGGCACGGGATCACGCTGCACGAGCTATCCCCGCGTCGTGCCAGCCTCGAGGAGGCATTCATGGCGATCACCCGGAGCAGTGTGGAGTATCAGGCGAAGCGGTCCCGGTCGACCGCCGTCGCAATCGCCGGACGGGAGGAGCGCATCGATGGCTAG
- a CDS encoding ABC transporter permease subunit produces MASTIVDIRQKSTRLRPAIPLTATLRAEWTKLMTVRSTYVLLALSLLLSVAVTALVSWAAGWSWSEWAEADRAAFDPVINSFVGLLLATVLLVALSVGFVTSEYTSGMVRLTLTTTPRRGRVLLAKAGVIAAVTMVAGVIITVATFLTGQAVFAAYDVPTASLGDRDAALAVLATGLTTAVYPVIGVAIGYLLRRTAVAITVTLLLMFAPAFFGPLLPLRWQERVLAYLPGPATDSLAFGHLATDAPMYLERGIAAVVVAAWLVALLGAAYLVLNRRDV; encoded by the coding sequence ATGGCTAGCACGATCGTCGACATCCGGCAGAAGTCGACTCGTCTGCGACCCGCGATCCCACTCACCGCCACGCTGAGGGCAGAGTGGACCAAGCTCATGACGGTCCGGTCCACCTACGTCTTGCTTGCCCTGAGCCTGCTGCTCTCGGTGGCGGTGACCGCGCTCGTCTCCTGGGCGGCCGGCTGGTCCTGGAGCGAATGGGCCGAAGCCGACCGCGCCGCCTTCGACCCGGTCATCAACTCGTTCGTCGGGCTCCTGCTGGCGACGGTCTTGCTGGTCGCGCTCAGCGTGGGGTTCGTCACCTCGGAGTACACGAGCGGCATGGTGCGGCTGACGCTGACGACCACGCCGCGACGTGGCCGCGTGCTCCTCGCGAAGGCGGGCGTCATCGCGGCGGTGACGATGGTCGCGGGCGTCATCATCACCGTCGCAACGTTCCTCACGGGGCAGGCGGTGTTTGCGGCCTACGACGTTCCGACGGCGTCGCTGGGTGATCGGGATGCCGCGCTGGCGGTGCTCGCGACCGGGCTGACGACGGCGGTCTACCCGGTCATCGGCGTGGCGATCGGGTACCTGCTCCGCCGCACGGCCGTCGCCATCACCGTCACGCTCTTGCTGATGTTCGCGCCGGCCTTCTTCGGGCCGCTGCTGCCGCTGCGCTGGCAAGAGCGCGTGCTGGCCTACCTGCCTGGTCCGGCGACGGACAGCCTCGCATTTGGCCACCTCGCGACGGATGCCCCGATGTACCTGGAGCGTGGTATTGCCGCGGTGGTGGTCGCCGCGTGGTTGGTCGCGCTCCTCGGCGCCGCGTACCTGGTGCTGAACCGGCGGGATGTGTGA
- a CDS encoding SDR family oxidoreductase: MDLGLTGRVALVAAASKGLGKAVALEFAREGARVAIFSRDQQRIEQAAQEIREEAGAEVLALTADARRAEDITRVFDETVRHFGQLDAVVTNAGGPPAGTFETLSEQDFIDAIELNLLSTLRMCRAAVPHLKDRGGSIVTITSISVKQPLDGLILSNTARSGVVGLVKSMANELGRYNIRVNNVGPGPTRTDRILDLARSRAEREGIALDDALRDNAQGIPLGRLGEPDEFARVVVFLSSPAASYVTGQTILVDGGLYRGTL; encoded by the coding sequence ATGGATCTCGGACTCACCGGCCGAGTGGCACTCGTCGCCGCGGCAAGCAAGGGATTGGGCAAGGCCGTCGCCCTCGAGTTCGCCCGGGAGGGCGCACGGGTCGCCATCTTCTCCCGCGACCAGCAGCGGATCGAGCAGGCCGCGCAGGAGATCCGCGAGGAGGCGGGCGCCGAGGTGCTGGCGCTGACCGCCGACGCGCGCCGCGCCGAGGACATCACCCGCGTCTTCGATGAGACGGTCCGGCACTTCGGCCAGCTCGATGCGGTCGTGACCAACGCAGGCGGCCCACCGGCCGGCACGTTCGAGACGCTGAGCGAGCAAGATTTCATCGACGCGATCGAGCTGAACCTGCTCAGCACCCTGCGGATGTGCCGGGCCGCGGTCCCGCACCTGAAAGACCGCGGCGGCAGCATCGTCACCATCACCTCGATCTCGGTCAAGCAGCCGCTCGACGGCCTGATCCTCTCGAACACCGCCCGCTCGGGGGTGGTCGGGCTGGTCAAGTCGATGGCCAACGAGCTGGGCCGCTACAACATCCGCGTCAACAACGTCGGCCCCGGCCCGACGCGCACCGACCGCATCCTCGACCTGGCACGCTCTCGGGCTGAGCGCGAGGGGATCGCCCTCGACGACGCGCTGCGTGACAACGCCCAGGGCATCCCGCTGGGGCGCCTGGGCGAGCCGGACGAATTCGCCCGGGTCGTGGTCTTCCTGTCGTCGCCCGCCGCGAGCTACGTGACCGGTCAGACGATCCTGGTCGACGGCGGGCTTTACCGCGGCACGCTCTAG
- a CDS encoding transglycosylase domain-containing protein yields MSRGSFYRSSMNRPRGRRRLRQYGPRGPRPHRMPPLLLRSRRRRRVSPWGIGRFAAATFLVLLVLVLGAAGVAAGGGIAFWSYVTEGLPNIEQVEARQFATTKIYDRNWKLLHEVSDPQTGWRTPVGYQEILDHITRQQSDPNKPHRAWIFDATVAAEDATFWSNQGVDPIAIARGVLINLSGIGSSGASTITQQTVRLLYPETIGMERSYMRKIREAITAYRFTQRYTKEQILEMYLNNVYYGNRAYGIDAAAQAYFNKHPWDLTLAEAAMLAGLPQAPSLYDPVQNYELAKARQRYVLDQMVKEGMITEEEAEEAYAQPLHPQTREGRYNLAPHFVNFVKYYLEQRFGAAMLYQGGLTVRTTLDFGMQERAQQIVAEHIERLAPWDVNNGALVAMLPWSGEIVAMVGSADYYNDAIDGQVNVAVRERQPGSSIKPIAYLAAFEKGWHPGTIILDYDTRWPTPGAPEPFYRPQNYTGLYYGAVSVREALGNSLNIPAVKALDFAGIDSMIDLAHRMGIRTGFRRGPGHYGLSIALGGGEVTLLEHTNAFATLANNGRYVPYTPILEVRDISGNTLFSLDRSQTLAQAEQVVKAEHAYQITHILSDNNARAMIFGTWTPLTLPELGNRPVAAKTGTTNDWKDGWTMGYTTDLVVGVWTGNTDSHPTRQLDGIQGAAPIWHDFMVAAHTDPAFAETLLGPDGQPIPEEFPRPPGIYEGPICAATGKLPVPGFRTVTEVLVQGEGPTQRCNQLTDWERRELTAALQDVARNGRFTSRGIQTLYAYAAAVGIAPPSPTPTPTPEAIETPVAEPTPEPNPTPPAADPEPEPQPNPEQPPDSGEEGDD; encoded by the coding sequence GTGAGTCGAGGTAGCTTCTATCGTTCCAGCATGAATCGCCCGCGCGGGCGCCGCCGGTTGCGCCAGTACGGGCCGCGGGGACCGCGCCCGCACCGGATGCCGCCGCTGTTGCTACGCAGCCGCCGGCGGCGACGGGTATCGCCGTGGGGTATCGGGCGCTTCGCGGCCGCAACGTTTCTCGTCCTGCTGGTCCTGGTCCTTGGCGCTGCCGGTGTGGCCGCGGGGGGCGGCATCGCCTTCTGGAGCTATGTGACGGAGGGGCTCCCCAATATCGAGCAGGTCGAGGCCCGGCAGTTCGCCACGACCAAGATCTACGACCGCAACTGGAAGCTCCTCCACGAAGTCTCCGACCCACAGACCGGTTGGCGGACGCCGGTCGGCTATCAGGAGATCCTGGACCACATTACCCGGCAGCAGAGCGACCCCAACAAGCCGCATCGGGCCTGGATCTTCGACGCCACCGTGGCCGCCGAGGACGCCACCTTCTGGAGCAACCAGGGGGTAGACCCGATCGCGATTGCGCGCGGGGTTCTCATCAACCTCAGTGGGATCGGTTCCTCCGGCGCCTCGACCATCACGCAGCAGACCGTTCGCCTCCTCTACCCGGAGACGATCGGTATGGAGCGCAGCTACATGCGCAAGATCCGGGAGGCGATCACGGCCTACCGGTTCACTCAGCGCTACACCAAAGAGCAGATCCTGGAGATGTATCTCAACAACGTCTACTACGGCAATCGCGCCTACGGCATCGACGCCGCGGCGCAGGCCTACTTCAACAAGCATCCCTGGGATCTGACGCTGGCCGAGGCGGCGATGCTCGCTGGACTGCCGCAGGCGCCGAGCCTCTACGACCCGGTGCAGAACTACGAGCTGGCCAAGGCCCGCCAGCGCTATGTTCTGGACCAGATGGTCAAGGAGGGAATGATCACCGAGGAGGAGGCGGAGGAGGCCTACGCTCAGCCGCTCCATCCCCAGACGCGTGAGGGCCGCTACAACCTGGCGCCGCACTTCGTCAACTTCGTCAAGTACTACCTGGAGCAGCGCTTCGGGGCCGCCATGCTCTACCAGGGCGGGCTGACGGTGCGGACGACGCTCGACTTCGGCATGCAAGAGCGCGCCCAGCAGATCGTGGCCGAGCACATCGAGCGTCTGGCGCCCTGGGACGTCAACAACGGGGCTTTGGTCGCCATGCTCCCCTGGAGCGGGGAGATCGTGGCCATGGTCGGCAGTGCCGACTACTACAACGACGCCATCGACGGGCAGGTCAACGTGGCGGTGCGCGAGCGCCAGCCCGGCTCCTCGATCAAGCCGATCGCCTACCTGGCGGCTTTCGAGAAGGGCTGGCACCCGGGCACGATCATTCTTGACTACGACACCCGCTGGCCCACGCCCGGTGCACCGGAGCCGTTCTACCGCCCGCAGAACTACACTGGGCTGTACTACGGAGCGGTGAGCGTCCGCGAGGCGCTTGGCAACTCGCTCAACATCCCGGCGGTGAAGGCGCTCGACTTCGCCGGGATCGACAGCATGATCGATCTGGCCCACCGGATGGGGATTCGGACCGGGTTCCGGCGCGGCCCAGGGCACTACGGGTTGTCGATCGCGCTCGGCGGCGGCGAGGTGACGCTGCTTGAGCACACCAACGCCTTCGCCACCCTGGCCAACAACGGGCGCTACGTGCCCTATACCCCGATCCTCGAGGTGCGCGACATCTCCGGGAACACGCTCTTCTCGCTCGACCGGTCGCAGACGCTGGCGCAGGCCGAGCAGGTGGTCAAAGCCGAGCACGCCTATCAGATCACCCACATCCTCTCCGACAACAACGCGCGGGCGATGATCTTCGGCACGTGGACGCCGCTCACCCTGCCCGAGCTGGGCAACCGGCCGGTGGCCGCCAAGACCGGCACGACCAACGACTGGAAAGACGGCTGGACCATGGGATACACCACGGATCTGGTCGTCGGCGTCTGGACGGGGAACACGGACAGCCACCCCACCCGGCAGTTGGATGGTATCCAGGGGGCCGCGCCCATCTGGCACGACTTCATGGTCGCGGCGCACACCGACCCCGCGTTCGCCGAAACCCTCCTCGGGCCGGACGGCCAGCCGATACCGGAGGAGTTCCCGCGGCCGCCTGGCATCTACGAGGGACCGATCTGTGCGGCGACCGGGAAGCTGCCCGTCCCCGGTTTTCGGACGGTGACGGAGGTGCTGGTCCAGGGCGAGGGCCCGACGCAGCGCTGCAACCAGCTCACCGACTGGGAGCGCCGCGAGCTGACGGCGGCACTGCAGGACGTCGCGCGCAACGGTCGCTTTACCAGCCGGGGGATCCAGACCCTCTACGCCTACGCGGCCGCGGTCGGTATCGCACCGCCGTCGCCGACGCCGACCCCGACGCCGGAGGCGATCGAGACGCCGGTCGCCGAGCCGACGCCCGAGCCGAATCCGACCCCGCCGGCTGCCGATCCCGAGCCTGAGCCGCAGCCTAATCCCGAGCAGCCGCCCGACTCCGGCGAGGAGGGCGACGACTGA